Below is a genomic region from Bacillus mycoides.
GTACCACTCAGCTTCCTTACACTTCTCACGAAATATAAGCTCTGCAAGTCCAATTAGACTTTTGTTTTTCTATCGGAAACAACTCCGCTACTTTTTACTAACTTCAAAAGCAGTGCTCCGAGGTGATTTTCAATGATTCAATTGTTACCACCCTCACAGCCTTTGGGCGGCTCTCTGAAACAATCTTTATCATTTACTCTCCTCTTCCTCGCATTCTTTTATTCTATTTTTTAAAATAAAAACTCTCGCCTCAGCAATCAACTACTACAAATTAGTAGCTTTGATTGCTGAGGCGAGAGTTTCGCGTTACCACTCAGCTTCCTTATACTTCTCACGAAATATAAGCTTCATAGGTCCAATCAGACCTCCGTCCTTTTACCGGAGACGATGCCGCCGCCCTCTACTCAGTTTCCCTTTCGCAAGCGATGCTCCGAGGTGATCTTCAATGATTCGATTGCTACTACTCTCTCAGCCTAGGAGTAGCTCTCTGAAACGACCATAATCATCTACTTTCCTCTTCTTTGCATATACAACATATAAAGTTAGAAAATTCTTAATTCACTTTTATTTGTTACACGTATTATAGGACGCGGTTCTTTTCATTGTCAACATGTTTTTAGAAAAAAATTAAAATTCATTCTATTCACTAGAAATCTATTTATTTTTTCTCAAAACAAAATCGGAATGAACTTCTTACACATACTCATATATTACTTAAGTATGTTCGCATTACTACATAAAGAAAAACAACTTAAAAACATATAAAATTTATGAGGAGATGAGAAAACTATGTTAAAAGGAAAAATAGCATTAGTTACAGGAGCAAGCCGAGGAATTGGGCGTGCTATCGCAAAACGGTTAGCAAACGACGGTGCATTAGTTGCTGTTCATTATGGAAATCGAAAAGAAGATGCTGAAGAAACTGTTCATGAAATTCAATCAAATGGCGGATTAGCTTTTTCTATCGGTGCAAATCTTGAATCTTTACACGGTGTAGACAACCTGTATATTTCTTTAGATAACGAATTACAAAAAAGAACTGGTGGAACACAATTTGATATTTTAATAAACAACGCTGGAATCGGTCCTGGTGCTTTTATTGAAGAAACGACTGAACAATTTTTTGATAGAATGGTTTCAGTAAATGCAAAAGCACCATTCTTTATCATTCAACAAGCACTACCACGTTTACGTGATAATAGCCGAATTATTAATATTTCATCAGCTGCCACCCGCATTTCTTTGCCTGATTTCGTTGCATATAGTATGACGAAAGGTGCAATTAACACGATGACTTTCACGCTTGCAAAACAACTCGGAGCACGAGGAATAACAGTAAATGCAATACTTCCAGGCTTTATTAAAACAGATATGAACGCAGAACTATTGAGCGACCCAATGATGAAACAGTACGCTACTACTATTTCCGCCTTCAATCGCTTAGGTGAAGTAGAAGATATTGCCGATACTGCTGCTTTTCTTGCTTCTCCAGACAGCCGCTGGGTTACTGGACAATTAATTGATGTTAGCGGAGGATCTTGTTTATAAAAAACATATATTTTCAAATCTTTTTTATTGCGCAATAAAACAATTTATATAATACTATATAAAACATATACATTTAGGAGGATTACAGCAATGTCTGAAAAAACATACGAACTCGCAACCTTCGCAGGCGGTTGTTTTTGGTGCATGGTAAAACCATTTGATGAGCTTCCCGGTATTCAAAAAGTACTTTCCGGCTATGCAGGTGGTCATGTAGAAAACCCAACATACGAACAAGTAAAGACTGGAACATCTGGACATTTAGAAGTTGTACAAATTACATTCGATCCTTCTATTTTTCCTTATCAAAAATTACTAGATTTATATTGGCCGCAAATCGATCCAACTGATGATGGCGGACAATTCTTTGACCGTGGTCCCTCTTACCGCACAGCAATTTTTTATCATAATGAAACACAAAAAGAGCTTGCAGAAAAATCGAAGCAAACTCTAGCAGAAAGCGGTATGTTTAAAGATCCTATTGTGACTGAAATTCTTCCTGCTGCACCTTTTTATGAAGCAGAAGAGTACCACCAACATTTCTATAAAAAGAATCCAGAGAAATATGCTAACGAGCAAAAAGAATCTGGCCGTGAAGACTTTATAAAAGAAAATTGGCAAAAAAAATAATAAAAACGCATCGTGCTTTCTTTTTAAAGTGCGATGCGTTTTTATCTTTGAAAAAGGATTCTTATTCAGCAAATTCACGTTTGATCATTTCCTACATATCTTACGCCATAATTACTCCTAGAATAGAATAATAGTACTAACGATTTATTGAGATTTTAATATTTTTATTCCTCATCAACAAATATTAAAACTAATAAAATGGTTGAATCATCCAGTCGTTAAAACTAATTAACCGGCAGTCGAATACCGTTCCAGTTACCTACATCACATTGGCCAAATTCATTATTACCTACCGCGACCACCGTGCCGTCTGATTTAAGTCCGACCGTATGCGCACAACCAGCCGCTATCGCTACAATATCGCGCCAATCACTTACATTACATTGACCATACTCATTCCAGCCCACTGCCACCACGGTACCGTCTAATTTAAGTCCGATTGTATGATTACTCCCTGCCGCTATTGCCACAATATTGCGCCACTCTCTTACATCACATTGACCCTGTTTATTATTACCCACAGCCGTCACCATACCGTCAGATGTAATACCAACTGTATGAAGATATCCCGCCGCTATCGCCACAATATCATGCCAGCTACTTACATTGCATTGGTCATACCGATTATTACCCACAGTCGTCACCGTTCCGTCCAATTTAAGACCGACTGTATGCCAGTCACCCACCGCTATCGCCACAATATCACGCCAGCTACTTATATTGCATTCTCCTTCTTTATTTCGTCCCACCGCTATCACCGTGCCATCCGGTTTCAGGCCAAAGGTACGACGCCAGCCCGCCGCAACCGATACAATATTATGCCAGTCGTTTACATCACATTGATCATGCTTATTCCACCCCACTGCAACCGCAGTATTATCACATTTAAGAGCGATTGTATGAGCATTACCCGTGTTCGTCGCCATATGAACATTGCCCGCTGCGACTGCTTCAATATTACACCAGCCGCTTACATGGCATTCACCTTCTTTATTTCGTCCCATTGCTACCACCGTGCCATCTGATTTAAGAGCAACGGTATGACCACGACCCGCCGCTATCGTATCTTTAGGCCACCGTTTCACTTTTAACACCTCTTCTTTCGGTGAAATGTAATTCATGTTTTACCTCCTTGCATATAAGCAACTGTATCCAAATAGATATTTTCATCAAATTTCATTATAAATGAACTAACTTTTTTATAAATCTACATCTCCAAAGGAACCTATTACTTCTTCTTCAAAAATAAAAACCTCCAGTTTAAATACTAGAGGTCTTCTATTTTATTTCTTTAGTCTCTCAATAAAATCCTGTAACTTATCAAGCGATTTCATATTATGATTACAAGCTACACCATCTTTGCAAATATAGTTTCCCTTTCTAACGAAAGTTCCTGGTACATCACCTTTAATTTCAACTAAAAACATTCCTACTTCTTCATGCCCATGACATAATGAACAAATGCTTTTTTTATTTAAACTTTGAAATGTTCCTTGCAGACCAACAAACTTATTTTTATCATTTTTCGCTATAATAAATTTCCTGCTTGACCCTTTATCAATCCAGCTTAAATAAGATAATTCTTTCATGTCCAGTTCTTCCATATCAGGAAGTTTTAATTTTTTCGCTTTAGGAAATAATTTTTTTAATGTTTGTGCTGTAACTTCCTGAAACGGAATGACATACGGATTTATTTTCATTAAAAACGATTCTGCATCTTCTCTATTTTGAACTGTTAATACCGTATCAATTAACTCTTTCTGTTCATCCGTTAAATTCTCAAATACATGTATTATCTTTTCAATCGCAAGTGATTTTAACGCTTGAATTACACCTCTATCATTTGCCGTTGCATGCCCATTTGCTAAAATATAAGCTTGTGACTTTATAAAATTGTATTGATCACTTCTAATAAAAGCTTCCATCTTTATCACTCCATACAAATTGTTGATCTAGTCTTATTGTATACAATGATTCAGCTTTTTGATATGTAAAAGATAACTTAGAAATGAACATTACATACTCTGACTATGTTCTACCGAGGCATTTCCTGACAAAAAAAACCATCATCTGTTTTCCATTCTGCATATAATACATCTTCAAATTTAGTAATCCCTTTTTGCTTTATTTGTTTATAAAGCCATCCTTCATCAAAACCTGCTTCCCTCAAATTATCTTTCACTACTTTTCCATCACTAATTAATGAAATCGGTAAGTATACAGGTTTATGTTTTAAACTTAAATCATTTATAGTAGGAGATTCATATTTGCTTTTCTTCAGAACACTTATGTTTCCATTAGGTTCCAAAATCATATATTCAACTTCTCGGATTGAAAATATATCTTTTTGTTGTCTTAGCATTTGTTGTAGTTGATTAATGTCCAAATGATTTGAACTTAGTTGTTCCCGGTCAATATATCCATTACGGATAATGATTGACGGAGAGCCTTCAAAAAAACTTCTCGTCCCTCTAAATTTTTGCGTTATCACTTCTATTGTATAAATTAACACTACCCATACAAGTACTGCATATAAAATAGACCATACTTTTATTTCCGGATCATATATAGTATTTCCTACTAATTCTCCGAGAACTATGGCAGAAATAAAATCAAATGGCGTTAACTGAGATATTTGTGTCTTCCCTAATATTTTAGTAGCAATCAATAGCACAAAAAAACCAAAAAATAGTTCTATCGTTATTTGTCCTAGATGATTCATATATGCTCACCTTTCTGCTTTTCACTCAAATGCTCTATATTCTATTTAGTAAAAAGCCGGCACATTTTTTCTATTATCTTGCCCATTCATATCCAATAGATACAAAACAAAAAGAGTCTAGTTCAATTTAATAATTGAACTAGACTCTTTTATTTTCATTTAGAATACACAATCTTTTTAATCGTTTCTCCGGAAAGAAAATGCTCCTCCGCAAGTTGATGAATGGAAATTCCACTTTTAAACGCTTCTTTAATAGCTTTGTTTCTTTCATCTAGTTGTTTTCTTCCTCCAGATTGTGTACCCCATTTATAATGTTTTGTTTCTTGTTTTGGAATGTAAATTGTTTCACCTTGTATATACTTTTGAATTTCAGCAATTAAACTTTCTGGTAAAACCGTCGCAGCTTTAACATATTTCATTTCTGCTCGCCCCTTATTTTTTATGGTTCATTTCAATAAGGTGCAAAGCCAAATATAAAAAATGATACGAGCTCATTTAGGCGATTGTATATTACTTGTCTACCCCACGCAAAGTATCGCCATTTCCATACTTGGCTTTGCATGAGACGCTGCAGTGTCTGGCAATTGAATTGTAATCGCCATATCAATACCTCCTAATATACCTTTTGCATTTTATTATATGATAAATTTCTTCCCCTTGCATCCACATCCTTTTTAAAGCACGAAGTTACTTAGTTTGATATAATACTTTTTAGTCCAATCCAAAAGTATAGTGAGGTTGCGTTATGAAAAAGAATATAACCATTACAATCGTTACATTATTCATTATTACTGTAGCATTA
It encodes:
- a CDS encoding SDR family oxidoreductase, with the translated sequence MLKGKIALVTGASRGIGRAIAKRLANDGALVAVHYGNRKEDAEETVHEIQSNGGLAFSIGANLESLHGVDNLYISLDNELQKRTGGTQFDILINNAGIGPGAFIEETTEQFFDRMVSVNAKAPFFIIQQALPRLRDNSRIINISSAATRISLPDFVAYSMTKGAINTMTFTLAKQLGARGITVNAILPGFIKTDMNAELLSDPMMKQYATTISAFNRLGEVEDIADTAAFLASPDSRWVTGQLIDVSGGSCL
- the msrA gene encoding peptide-methionine (S)-S-oxide reductase MsrA, coding for MSEKTYELATFAGGCFWCMVKPFDELPGIQKVLSGYAGGHVENPTYEQVKTGTSGHLEVVQITFDPSIFPYQKLLDLYWPQIDPTDDGGQFFDRGPSYRTAIFYHNETQKELAEKSKQTLAESGMFKDPIVTEILPAAPFYEAEEYHQHFYKKNPEKYANEQKESGREDFIKENWQKK
- a CDS encoding RCC1 domain-containing protein; its protein translation is MNYISPKEEVLKVKRWPKDTIAAGRGHTVALKSDGTVVAMGRNKEGECHVSGWCNIEAVAAGNVHMATNTGNAHTIALKCDNTAVAVGWNKHDQCDVNDWHNIVSVAAGWRRTFGLKPDGTVIAVGRNKEGECNISSWRDIVAIAVGDWHTVGLKLDGTVTTVGNNRYDQCNVSSWHDIVAIAAGYLHTVGITSDGMVTAVGNNKQGQCDVREWRNIVAIAAGSNHTIGLKLDGTVVAVGWNEYGQCNVSDWRDIVAIAAGCAHTVGLKSDGTVVAVGNNEFGQCDVGNWNGIRLPVN
- a CDS encoding FusB/FusC family EF-G-binding protein → MEAFIRSDQYNFIKSQAYILANGHATANDRGVIQALKSLAIEKIIHVFENLTDEQKELIDTVLTVQNREDAESFLMKINPYVIPFQEVTAQTLKKLFPKAKKLKLPDMEELDMKELSYLSWIDKGSSRKFIIAKNDKNKFVGLQGTFQSLNKKSICSLCHGHEEVGMFLVEIKGDVPGTFVRKGNYICKDGVACNHNMKSLDKLQDFIERLKK
- a CDS encoding DUF421 domain-containing protein produces the protein MNHLGQITIELFFGFFVLLIATKILGKTQISQLTPFDFISAIVLGELVGNTIYDPEIKVWSILYAVLVWVVLIYTIEVITQKFRGTRSFFEGSPSIIIRNGYIDREQLSSNHLDINQLQQMLRQQKDIFSIREVEYMILEPNGNISVLKKSKYESPTINDLSLKHKPVYLPISLISDGKVVKDNLREAGFDEGWLYKQIKQKGITKFEDVLYAEWKTDDGFFCQEMPR
- a CDS encoding CD3324 family protein, with protein sequence MKYVKAATVLPESLIAEIQKYIQGETIYIPKQETKHYKWGTQSGGRKQLDERNKAIKEAFKSGISIHQLAEEHFLSGETIKKIVYSK